One Paramisgurnus dabryanus chromosome 10, PD_genome_1.1, whole genome shotgun sequence genomic region harbors:
- the tmem218 gene encoding transmembrane protein 218, whose translation MGDMVLGVGAGVFIIALIWIVTLALTTFLTRATGPTKLGIIPVFLIAIIITLVLVFFPRASEVPSAEREVQIVDTFFIGRYVLLSLVSVVFLATLFMLLPLHFLEPVYAKPLRTH comes from the exons ATGGGTGATATGGTATTGGGTGTTGGTGCAGGAGTGTTCATCATCGCATTAATCTGGATAGTGACTCTCGCGCTTACTACATTTCTGACGCGGGCAACCGGTCCAACAAA GTTAGGGATCATCCCTGTTTTTCTTATTGCGATCATCATCACACTGGTCCTCGTGTTTTTCCCGCGTGCCTCTGAAGTTCCCTCCGCTGAGAGAGAAGTTCAG aTAGTGGATACGTTCTTCATCGGCCGCTATGTGCTCCTGTCCTTGGTGAGCGTTGTGTTCTTGGCAACCCTTTTCATGTTGCTGCCCTTACATTTCCTGGAGCCTGTGTATGCCAAGCCCCTGAGAACACACTAG